The following proteins are encoded in a genomic region of Bacillus sp. FJAT-22090:
- a CDS encoding RrF2 family transcriptional regulator, translated as MKYSVMVEYALHSLVYLIDVPSNESIGIKDLSEFQGLSETYLSKVFGKLSKAGIVSSVSGVNGGYKLAKAPEEISFWDVIKAVEGVKPIFQCQNILKNNLMYLDKEKCSSCTSGNSACTINLVMLEAEQQMYEFLSSKTISWLNEELEQVLPKEIRVGSREYFRRNDSN; from the coding sequence ATGAAGTATAGTGTTATGGTTGAATATGCTCTGCATAGTCTTGTTTATTTAATTGATGTTCCTTCAAACGAAAGCATAGGAATAAAAGATCTTTCAGAATTTCAAGGACTTTCAGAGACATACTTATCAAAAGTTTTCGGTAAATTATCTAAGGCTGGTATCGTAAGTTCTGTATCTGGGGTAAATGGAGGATATAAATTGGCTAAAGCCCCTGAAGAGATATCTTTTTGGGATGTAATAAAAGCAGTAGAAGGAGTTAAGCCTATTTTTCAGTGCCAGAATATTTTAAAGAATAATCTTATGTATTTAGATAAAGAAAAATGCTCTTCATGCACTTCAGGTAATTCCGCTTGCACCATTAACTTAGTAATGCTAGAGGCAGAACAGCAAATGTATGAGTTCCTAAGTAGTAAGACTATTTCATGGTTAAATGAGGAACTCGAACAAGTTCTTCCAAAAGAAATAAGAGTAGGTTCCCGAGAATACTTTAGAAGAAATGACTCTAATTAG
- the copZ gene encoding copper chaperone CopZ: MKDITLKVHGMSCGHCVNAIEGSVGQLAGVEQVKVNLTEAQVDVVFDEVKVSLDKIKETIEDQGYEIE, translated from the coding sequence ATGAAAGATATAACATTAAAGGTACATGGAATGTCATGTGGACATTGTGTAAATGCTATTGAGGGAAGTGTTGGTCAATTAGCAGGCGTTGAACAAGTAAAGGTAAACTTAACGGAAGCTCAAGTAGATGTAGTATTTGATGAAGTGAAAGTGTCACTTGATAAAATTAAAGAAACGATTGAAGATCAAGGTTATGAGATCGAATAA
- the catA gene encoding type A chloramphenicol O-acetyltransferase, with product MKFNIINRDNWYRKEYFEYYLQQQTTFSITTEINITILMRNLKKKNYKLYPAFIFMVTNLVNSHIEFRTSFNLKGNLGYWTEICPSYTIFDEKTHTFSGIWSPNLANFSEFHSQYEKDVEKYNGTGSLFPKTPIPDNNIPISMIPWSSFTAFNLNINNGGDFLLPIITGGKYSQVNDELFLPVSLQIHHAVCDGYHASVFMNGLQRLADDSAEWI from the coding sequence ATGAAATTCAATATTATTAATCGTGACAATTGGTATCGAAAAGAATACTTTGAATACTATTTACAGCAACAAACAACATTCAGTATAACGACTGAAATTAATATTACTATTCTTATGAGGAACTTAAAGAAAAAGAATTATAAGTTATACCCTGCGTTTATTTTTATGGTTACAAATTTAGTTAATTCTCACATAGAATTTAGAACTAGTTTTAACTTAAAAGGTAATTTAGGTTATTGGACAGAGATTTGCCCTTCTTATACAATTTTTGATGAGAAAACTCACACATTTTCAGGTATCTGGTCACCAAATTTAGCTAATTTTTCTGAGTTTCATTCTCAATATGAAAAGGATGTAGAAAAATACAATGGTACGGGTAGTTTATTTCCAAAAACACCTATACCAGATAATAATATTCCGATATCTATGATTCCTTGGAGTTCTTTTACAGCATTTAATTTAAATATTAATAATGGTGGTGATTTTCTCTTACCAATAATAACTGGAGGGAAATATTCACAAGTAAATGATGAATTATTCCTACCTGTCTCTTTACAAATTCATCATGCAGTTTGTGATGGTTATCATGCGAGTGTTTTTATGAATGGCTTACAAAGACTTGCTGATGATAGTGCAGAGTGGATTTAA
- a CDS encoding flavin monoamine oxidase family protein codes for MIFIIKNGLKKSQAPKNIIVVGAGMAGLVAASLLKDTGHNVTILEANGRIGGRVYTLRSPFSDGLYFNAGPMRIPSLHSLTLEYIKKFSLPTNLFVNRTPMDIIYANGTKTRLEFFEDNPNILKYPVELNERGKTAEDLLLLVLQPIMNFIKQDPARNWAIVEKQYRKYSLGFLLNSYLSAGAIDMVGVLLDLEAYMGISLIEVLREMVLFTSPTSFYEITGGMDRLPYAFLPQLKEVILYHHKMYKIVQSQDSVTIHTLHQQTSEHFKMTADLAIVTIPFSTLRFVKVEPFDSFSYYKRRAIRELNYISSTKIGIEFKSRFWEREGQNGGKSITDLPIRFTFYPSYAIGREGHAVILASYTWADEALMWDSLSEIERIQYALSNLAEIYGNQVYSEFVSGSSFSWSQNPYSCGAFTAFEPGQELELYPYIPSPEGRVHFAGEHTSLTHGWMQGAIESGIRVAYEVNNLPNF; via the coding sequence ATGATTTTCATAATTAAAAATGGCCTTAAAAAGTCACAAGCCCCCAAAAACATTATTGTTGTTGGTGCGGGAATGGCTGGACTCGTTGCAGCTTCATTATTAAAAGACACTGGTCACAATGTTACCATTCTTGAAGCTAATGGCAGGATAGGAGGTCGTGTTTACACCTTACGATCGCCCTTTAGCGATGGGTTATATTTTAATGCGGGGCCAATGCGTATCCCATCTCTACATTCTTTAACCTTAGAGTATATAAAAAAATTTTCGTTGCCTACAAACCTATTTGTCAACCGAACTCCAATGGATATTATTTATGCAAATGGTACTAAAACACGTCTAGAATTTTTTGAAGATAACCCAAATATTTTAAAATATCCAGTTGAGCTAAATGAAAGAGGGAAAACCGCTGAAGATTTATTGCTTCTGGTGCTTCAGCCAATCATGAATTTTATTAAACAAGACCCGGCAAGAAATTGGGCAATTGTAGAAAAACAATATAGAAAATATTCATTAGGTTTTCTCTTGAACTCGTATTTATCGGCCGGTGCTATCGATATGGTTGGTGTACTCCTTGATTTGGAAGCATATATGGGAATCTCTTTAATTGAAGTATTACGAGAAATGGTTTTATTCACATCACCAACCAGTTTCTATGAAATAACAGGTGGTATGGATCGATTACCATATGCATTTCTACCACAATTAAAAGAAGTTATTCTGTACCATCATAAAATGTATAAAATTGTCCAATCCCAAGATAGTGTAACCATACATACTCTTCATCAACAAACCTCAGAACATTTCAAAATGACTGCTGATCTTGCTATAGTAACTATCCCCTTTTCAACTTTACGATTTGTGAAGGTAGAACCATTCGATTCTTTTTCCTATTATAAACGAAGAGCGATTCGCGAACTAAACTATATCTCTTCAACAAAAATCGGAATCGAGTTTAAAAGTAGATTTTGGGAAAGAGAGGGTCAAAATGGTGGAAAGTCTATTACTGATCTCCCAATCCGTTTTACCTTTTACCCAAGTTATGCAATTGGTAGAGAAGGTCATGCTGTGATTTTGGCAAGTTATACATGGGCGGATGAAGCTTTAATGTGGGACTCTCTATCAGAAATAGAGCGCATCCAATATGCTCTATCGAACTTGGCAGAAATTTACGGAAATCAAGTCTATTCTGAGTTTGTATCAGGTTCTTCCTTTAGTTGGAGCCAAAACCCATATTCTTGTGGCGCTTTTACAGCTTTTGAACCGGGGCAGGAATTGGAGTTGTATCCTTATATTCCTTCACCTGAAGGAAGAGTTCACTTTGCTGGTGAACATACATCTCTTACCCATGGTTGGATGCAAGGAGCAATTGAATCTGGAATACGAGTTGCATATGAAGTTAATAACTTGCCAAATTTTTAA
- a CDS encoding helix-turn-helix domain-containing protein: MAIIINIDVMLAKRKMSVTELSEKVGITMANLSILKNGKAKAIRLSTLEAICKALECQPGDILEYKSDEDS, encoded by the coding sequence ATGGCAATTATAATCAATATTGATGTGATGTTAGCGAAAAGGAAAATGAGCGTAACAGAACTTTCGGAGAAGGTTGGAATAACAATGGCGAACCTTTCTATATTGAAAAATGGAAAGGCAAAAGCGATTCGATTATCCACTTTAGAGGCAATTTGTAAGGCTTTAGAATGTCAGCCTGGAGATATTTTAGAATACAAAAGTGACGAAGACAGTTAA
- a CDS encoding DUF4153 domain-containing protein, whose translation MDINNLIIENIANPHELERMYRKDPKAFKKSFSHAWEQNPDSQVLGVWYERLHFKEKVNTEKSSLLQKGFLIMGILAILAGISTRIIFHFVEQEAIAPFNLAFGIIPFIAAYFVYNNTPKKSVIYSLAALFLISGFYLNMLPLNYKDSIILAYLHLPIFLWVLVGLAFTGNEYSKGSTRLAYIKFNLEYCILYASMAVSGMVLAALTMQLFSFVGLDIEDFYFSNVVLFGAAALAIVAAYLVSMNLKLAKNITPYIAKIFSPLVLVTLLVYLITVIWVGKNPFLDRNFLIVFNGILLGVLTVTIFSIIESDSDEKKNISDYINFALIVLALIIDSVALSAIVFRLSSYGITPNRLAVLGVNILIWANLIWIMLSYMRFLQNKSGPSTIQDAVTKYLPVYGLWAAFVIFTFPIIFN comes from the coding sequence ATGGACATTAACAATTTGATTATTGAAAATATTGCTAACCCTCATGAGTTGGAGAGAATGTATAGAAAAGACCCGAAAGCTTTTAAAAAATCATTCTCACACGCATGGGAACAAAATCCTGATTCTCAGGTTCTTGGTGTTTGGTATGAAAGATTGCATTTTAAGGAGAAGGTAAATACAGAAAAATCTTCCTTGCTTCAAAAAGGTTTCTTAATCATGGGCATTTTAGCCATTCTGGCCGGGATAAGCACCAGGATCATTTTCCATTTTGTCGAACAGGAAGCAATTGCACCATTTAACCTGGCTTTTGGTATAATTCCCTTTATTGCTGCCTATTTTGTTTACAATAATACTCCGAAAAAAAGTGTTATTTATTCCCTTGCAGCGTTGTTCCTAATTTCCGGGTTTTATCTTAATATGCTGCCATTAAATTATAAAGACAGTATTATCCTTGCTTATTTACACCTTCCCATATTCTTATGGGTATTGGTAGGGCTTGCATTTACAGGAAATGAATATTCAAAAGGCAGTACAAGATTAGCCTATATTAAATTTAACTTGGAATATTGTATTCTCTACGCCAGTATGGCAGTTAGCGGAATGGTACTGGCAGCATTAACCATGCAGTTATTTAGCTTTGTTGGCTTGGATATAGAAGACTTCTATTTTAGTAATGTCGTTTTATTTGGTGCTGCCGCTCTCGCTATTGTGGCTGCATACCTGGTATCAATGAATCTTAAACTTGCTAAGAATATTACACCATATATAGCTAAAATTTTTAGTCCTCTTGTCCTGGTCACATTGTTGGTCTATCTTATAACGGTTATATGGGTCGGAAAAAATCCATTCTTGGACCGCAATTTCCTGATAGTCTTCAACGGAATACTCCTTGGTGTATTGACCGTTACCATATTTTCCATTATCGAGAGTGACTCAGACGAGAAAAAGAACATTTCAGATTATATAAATTTTGCCTTAATTGTTCTTGCGCTTATCATTGACAGTGTGGCTTTGTCAGCAATTGTGTTCAGACTTTCTTCTTATGGGATTACGCCTAATAGACTTGCTGTTTTAGGAGTAAACATACTTATCTGGGCAAATCTAATTTGGATTATGCTCTCCTATATGCGTTTTCTACAAAACAAATCCGGACCTTCAACTATCCAAGATGCCGTTACTAAGTATTTGCCGGTCTACGGACTTTGGGCAGCTTTCGTTATATTTACTTTTCCTATAATTTTTAATTAG
- a CDS encoding AAA family ATPase gives MIIWLNGAFGSGKTQTSYELERRIPNSLVYDPENIGFFINRNIPKEISKGDFQDYSIWRELNYTTLKYIDSEYDGIIIVPMTLVNPQYFEEIIGKLRDDGVRVNHFVLWASKETLQKRLRSRGERKNSWGEKQIDRCIQGLSNDIFKNRIETDKLTVESVVETIASMLDIHLLDDKRNKFKKRLDRIKVQIKQIRFIN, from the coding sequence ATGATTATTTGGTTAAATGGAGCATTTGGTTCTGGGAAAACTCAGACTTCTTACGAATTAGAACGAAGGATTCCCAATTCCCTTGTCTATGATCCAGAAAACATAGGTTTTTTTATTAACAGGAATATTCCCAAAGAAATTAGTAAAGGTGATTTCCAAGATTATAGTATCTGGCGAGAGTTAAATTACACTACTTTAAAATACATAGATAGTGAATATGACGGGATTATAATTGTTCCTATGACCTTAGTAAATCCACAGTATTTTGAGGAAATTATAGGGAAATTAAGAGATGATGGAGTGAGAGTCAATCATTTTGTACTTTGGGCTTCTAAAGAAACATTACAAAAGAGGCTGCGAAGTAGGGGTGAGAGAAAAAATTCATGGGGTGAAAAACAAATAGATAGATGTATTCAAGGGTTATCAAATGATATATTTAAAAATCGAATAGAAACTGATAAATTGACAGTTGAAAGTGTAGTGGAAACAATTGCATCTATGTTAGACATTCATTTACTCGATGACAAGAGAAATAAATTCAAGAAAAGATTAGACAGAATTAAAGTACAAATAAAACAAATACGATTTATAAATTAA
- a CDS encoding flavin monoamine oxidase family protein: MFPPVSPDQMIWTIQHGLKKTQNPKKILIVGAGMSGLVAASLLKEAGHNVVILEASKRVGGRVYTKRSPFINGQYMEAGAMRIPNHHYLTLEYIKKFRLPVNSFINSTPNDLIYVNGIKTRQYLYKQTPDILGYPVAPNEKGKTAVELIQPILQPVIDFINLNPLENWSWVIKEYDRFSMDEFLRYNSNGVTLSPGAIEMIKVLLAIEGLSELAFLDLLREFMILFNPNISFYEITGGNDQLPQAFLPQLKENIIYGQQMTKIVQHNNQVTLHTKNTESLKPTEMTCDICILTIPFSILQFVEVEPHDSFSHNKWKAIRELHYVTSTKIGLQFKSRFWEDEGIKGGQTVSDLPIRFSYYPSHGIGKNESGVILASYTWEDDAIPWDSLSEENRIQQALKNLATIHGEQVYDEFITGASYSWAQNPYSGGAFTLFKPEQETELFPYLGTPEGRVHFAGEHTALPHGWIQGAIESGIRVVHEVNGLP, encoded by the coding sequence ATGTTTCCTCCTGTGTCACCCGATCAAATGATTTGGACAATTCAACATGGACTAAAAAAAACGCAAAATCCCAAGAAGATTCTCATTGTCGGCGCAGGTATGTCAGGATTGGTCGCTGCCTCATTGTTAAAGGAAGCCGGACATAACGTAGTTATCCTTGAAGCTTCTAAAAGAGTAGGAGGACGTGTCTACACAAAACGGTCCCCTTTTATCAATGGGCAATACATGGAAGCAGGGGCAATGCGTATTCCAAATCATCATTATTTGACTTTGGAATACATAAAAAAATTCCGCTTACCAGTAAATTCTTTTATTAACAGTACGCCTAACGACCTGATCTATGTGAATGGGATCAAAACACGCCAATATCTGTATAAACAGACCCCTGATATCCTTGGCTACCCAGTTGCCCCTAACGAAAAGGGAAAAACAGCTGTGGAGTTGATTCAACCAATACTTCAGCCGGTTATAGACTTTATCAATCTAAATCCGTTGGAAAATTGGAGTTGGGTAATAAAAGAATATGATAGATTCTCAATGGATGAGTTTTTAAGATATAACTCTAATGGGGTGACTTTATCTCCTGGTGCAATTGAAATGATTAAGGTGCTACTTGCAATCGAGGGCTTGTCTGAACTCGCATTCCTGGATCTATTACGTGAATTTATGATTCTTTTCAATCCTAATATCAGTTTCTATGAGATTACTGGAGGAAATGACCAACTACCACAAGCATTTCTCCCACAATTAAAAGAAAATATTATTTATGGGCAACAGATGACCAAAATTGTTCAGCATAATAACCAAGTTACACTTCATACTAAGAATACAGAGTCGTTAAAACCCACTGAAATGACATGTGACATTTGCATCTTGACCATTCCTTTCTCGATCTTGCAATTCGTTGAAGTTGAACCCCATGATTCTTTTTCCCATAACAAGTGGAAAGCGATTAGAGAACTTCATTATGTGACTTCTACAAAGATTGGCCTTCAGTTTAAAAGTAGATTTTGGGAAGATGAAGGGATAAAAGGTGGTCAAACGGTTTCTGATTTACCCATCCGATTTAGTTATTATCCAAGCCATGGAATTGGAAAGAACGAGTCGGGCGTAATTTTAGCTAGCTATACTTGGGAGGATGATGCCATTCCGTGGGACAGCTTGAGTGAAGAAAATCGGATTCAACAAGCCTTAAAGAACTTGGCTACCATCCATGGAGAACAAGTATATGATGAATTTATAACAGGAGCTTCTTACAGTTGGGCTCAGAATCCATATTCAGGTGGGGCTTTCACGTTGTTCAAACCAGAACAAGAAACAGAACTTTTTCCTTACCTCGGCACTCCCGAAGGAAGGGTACACTTTGCTGGGGAACACACTGCACTGCCACACGGTTGGATACAAGGTGCAATTGAGTCTGGAATACGTGTAGTACATGAAGTCAATGGCTTGCCTTGA
- a CDS encoding DUF2975 domain-containing protein gives MEKVKTLFLKIAVILLGVPVLALCIFLVPEMANLAAKLLPEFARIKYLVFIAFDASAIPFYFALYQAFKLLRYIDKNKAFSDLSVKALKKIKYCAITISILHVLVWPLFYIFAEIDDAPGVIFVGLVVPFASMVIAVFAAVLQKLLQEAINIKSENDLTV, from the coding sequence ATGGAAAAAGTAAAGACGTTGTTTTTAAAAATAGCTGTTATTCTTTTAGGAGTCCCAGTTCTTGCTCTGTGCATCTTTTTGGTGCCTGAGATGGCGAATCTTGCAGCAAAATTGCTTCCAGAGTTTGCTAGAATAAAATATCTCGTTTTCATCGCTTTTGATGCATCGGCGATACCTTTTTACTTTGCTTTGTATCAGGCTTTCAAACTCTTACGCTATATTGACAAAAATAAAGCTTTCTCCGATTTATCTGTAAAAGCATTAAAGAAAATCAAATACTGTGCCATCACAATCAGTATTTTGCATGTGCTAGTTTGGCCACTCTTCTATATCTTTGCGGAGATAGACGACGCACCAGGAGTTATCTTTGTCGGATTGGTTGTTCCTTTTGCTTCGATGGTTATCGCAGTCTTTGCGGCTGTTCTCCAAAAACTTTTACAAGAAGCAATCAATATCAAATCAGAAAATGATTTAACGGTCTGA
- a CDS encoding metal-sensing transcriptional repressor, whose translation MENTVKEAACHTEIVVSCRKSHHPERVKKDLTTRLNRIEGQIRGIKGMIDKDVYCDDVITQLSATQSALNSVAKILLEGHLKGCVVDRLSEGDEEVLDELVLTIQKLMKK comes from the coding sequence ATGGAAAACACAGTGAAAGAAGCAGCTTGCCATACAGAGATTGTAGTGTCTTGTCGAAAAAGTCATCATCCAGAACGTGTAAAAAAGGATTTAACAACTCGATTAAATCGTATCGAAGGTCAAATTAGAGGTATAAAGGGAATGATAGACAAAGACGTTTACTGTGACGATGTAATCACACAACTGTCTGCGACACAATCTGCTCTAAATAGCGTAGCCAAAATCCTTTTGGAAGGTCATCTAAAAGGTTGTGTGGTAGATCGCCTTTCAGAAGGTGATGAAGAGGTATTAGACGAATTAGTTCTGACGATTCAAAAGCTAATGAAAAAATAA
- a CDS encoding peptide ABC transporter substrate-binding protein codes for MIKLFSKWILFILHKMRLRQIFLIRLCVALDSIMEQDEALSSDMEYIAIDMSNFEDADESDTEEILSYFKEKYKVKIMDATLEQLKEKGYSDTMRLDGVLLRIEKVDFKSNNEIFFEGSMYRSGLGVVGVEVKVHYKDNKWESKEVKMTWIS; via the coding sequence TTGATCAAACTTTTTTCAAAATGGATTCTTTTTATTCTCCATAAAATGCGACTTCGCCAAATATTTTTGATCAGACTTTGTGTTGCATTGGACTCTATAATGGAACAGGATGAAGCATTAAGTAGTGATATGGAATATATAGCAATCGATATGAGTAATTTCGAGGACGCAGATGAAAGTGATACTGAAGAAATCTTAAGTTACTTTAAGGAAAAATATAAAGTTAAAATAATGGACGCTACTCTTGAACAACTGAAAGAAAAGGGATATTCAGATACGATGCGTTTGGATGGCGTACTTCTTAGAATAGAAAAAGTTGATTTTAAGTCCAACAATGAAATCTTTTTTGAGGGTTCCATGTATCGTTCGGGTCTAGGGGTAGTTGGAGTAGAAGTTAAAGTTCATTATAAAGATAATAAATGGGAATCCAAAGAAGTGAAAATGACTTGGATTAGTTAA
- a CDS encoding MFS transporter, whose amino-acid sequence MSGKAQDSIESYIDSPEKLKSLYRRVLFVVSLSQIFGGAGLAAGVTVGALLAQQMLGTDAFAGVPAALFTLGSAGAALIVGKISQRYGRRTGLSLGFIVGGLGAIGVVIAAMMNSVILLFASLLIYGAGTATNLQARYAGTDLANKKQRATAISTTMVMTTFGAVAGPNLVEVMGEFASFIGVPPLAGPFILSATAFILAGLVLLIMLRPDPLDIANRIAAYKQEYEPVNKRDSVDKAINRRGLMIGATVMVLTQIVMVAIMTMTPVHMKHHGHGLNEIGIVIGFHIGAMYLPSLVTGVLVDKVGRTTMSIASGITLLFAGLLAAFAPSDSIVLLVLALSLLGLGWNFGLISGTALIVDSTEPSTRAKTQGTLDVFIALAGASGGALSGMVVASTSYATLSLSGGLLSLVLIPIIIWSRRGKA is encoded by the coding sequence GTGTCTGGTAAAGCACAAGATTCAATTGAGAGTTATATAGATTCACCAGAAAAATTAAAGAGCTTGTATAGACGTGTGTTGTTCGTTGTAAGTTTATCACAAATCTTCGGTGGTGCAGGGCTTGCAGCAGGAGTTACAGTAGGTGCCCTGTTGGCTCAACAAATGCTTGGAACTGATGCTTTTGCAGGAGTGCCGGCAGCTTTATTTACTTTAGGTTCAGCAGGAGCTGCTTTAATTGTAGGGAAAATTTCACAACGATATGGACGTCGTACAGGTTTATCATTAGGTTTTATTGTAGGTGGACTTGGTGCAATTGGAGTTGTGATTGCTGCCATGATGAATAGTGTCATTTTATTATTTGCTTCTTTACTGATCTATGGTGCAGGGACTGCGACAAATTTACAAGCTCGTTATGCGGGAACTGATTTAGCAAACAAAAAACAACGAGCAACAGCTATTAGTACTACGATGGTTATGACAACATTCGGGGCTGTTGCTGGCCCAAACCTAGTAGAAGTTATGGGTGAATTTGCTAGTTTCATTGGTGTTCCGCCACTTGCAGGTCCATTCATATTATCAGCTACTGCATTTATCTTAGCAGGTCTTGTTCTTTTAATTATGTTGCGTCCCGATCCGTTAGATATTGCAAACAGGATAGCAGCCTATAAACAAGAATATGAGCCTGTAAATAAAAGGGATTCTGTTGATAAAGCAATAAATAGAAGAGGTCTAATGATTGGTGCCACGGTTATGGTTCTTACCCAAATTGTAATGGTTGCAATTATGACAATGACACCGGTACATATGAAACACCATGGACATGGTCTAAATGAAATTGGAATTGTTATTGGTTTTCACATAGGTGCAATGTATCTTCCCTCACTTGTCACAGGAGTCCTTGTAGATAAAGTAGGTCGAACAACTATGAGCATAGCCTCGGGGATTACATTGTTATTCGCTGGTTTATTAGCAGCATTCGCACCAAGCGATTCAATTGTTTTATTAGTACTTGCTCTTTCTTTACTTGGATTGGGATGGAACTTTGGCTTAATTAGTGGCACTGCTCTAATTGTTGATTCTACAGAGCCTTCAACACGTGCGAAAACTCAAGGAACACTTGATGTTTTTATTGCATTAGCAGGTGCTTCAGGTGGTGCTCTTTCGGGAATGGTAGTAGCTAGTACAAGTTATGCTACATTGTCTTTAAGTGGGGGACTTTTATCCTTAGTTCTCATACCTATTATAATTTGGTCGCGAAGAGGGAAAGCATAA